In Quercus lobata isolate SW786 chromosome 12, ValleyOak3.0 Primary Assembly, whole genome shotgun sequence, a genomic segment contains:
- the LOC115970601 gene encoding MDIS1-interacting receptor like kinase 2-like, which yields MRGLLYIDISYNELQGPIPDSKTFKDAPFEAVEGNKGLCGDVRGLQSCKLSSTHISKGSHKVVIYIIYPLLGALSLLLAFFGISLILKRRKKEWQTKQSDVNNKELLMISTFDGKILYEEIIRVTNDFDAIHCIGEGGNGSVCKAKLPSGDVVAVKKLHSSPPDDATTYPKEFLNEIRASTEIRHRNIVKLYGFCSHPRHSFLIYNVSHALCYTHHDISPPIIHRDISSNNILLDGEYEAHISDFGTAKLLKPDSSNWTALAGTYGYIAPELAYTMEVTEKCEVYSFGVLTLEVIKGEHPGDFISRLLSPSVMEEVELKDVLDQRLAPPPSHFEDELINILKFASACLNANPQSRPTMQVISQRL from the exons ATGCGTGGCTTGTTGTATATTGACATCTCTTATAATGAGTTGCAGGGTCCTATTCCTGATAGCAAAACATTTAAAGATGCTCCATTTGAGGCAGTAGAAGGGAACAAAGGCTTGTGTGGTGATGTTAGAGGACTACAGTCATGCAAACTCTCCTCTACTCATATCTCAAAAGGATCCCACAAAGTCGTAATTTATATCATTTACCCTCTTTTAGGAGCACTTTCACTTCTGCTTGCTTTCTTTGGAATTTCCTTgattttgaaaagaagaaaaaaagagtggCAAACAAAACAAAGCGATGTGAATAACAAAGAATTGCTTATGATATCAACCTTTGATGGAAAAATATTGTATGAAGAAATCATAAGAGTAACTAATGATTTTGATGCCATACATTGTATTGGGGAAGGAGGAAATGGAAGCGTCTGCAAAGCAAAACTTCCATCGGGTGATGTTGTAGCTGTGAAGAAGCTTCACTCATCACCACCTGATGATGCGACGACTTATCCCAAGGAGTTTTTGAATGAGATAAGGGCATCGACAGAGATAAGACATCGAAATATTGTGAAACTTTATGGTTTCTGTTCACATCCACGACACTCATTTCTAATTTACAA TGTGTCTCACGCCTTGTGTTACACGCACCATGACATCTCCCCGCCAATTATTCATCGAGACATATCAAGCAATAACATTTTGCTTGATGGAGAATATGAGGCGCATATTTCAGACTTTGGCACTGCAAAACTTCTAAAGCCAGATTCATCTAATTGGACTGCCCTTGCAGGAACATACGGATATATAGCACCAG AACTTGCTTACACAATGGAGGTGACTGAGAAATGTGAAGTATATAGCTTTGGAGTGTTAACGCTAGAAGTGATCAAAGGAGAGCATCCGGGTGATTTCATTTCTCGTCTATTGTCTCCATCAGTTATGGAAGAAGTAGAGCTGAAAGATGTATTGGACCAGCGCCTTGCACCTCCCCCGAGTCATTTTGAGGATGAATTGATAAACATCTTAAAGTTTGCAAGTGCTTGCTTGAATGCCAATCCACAATCTAGGCCAACCATGCAAGTGATTTCTCAGAGATTATAA
- the LOC115970602 gene encoding MDIS1-interacting receptor like kinase 2-like, giving the protein MAITLDRLVSLVLLVQFVLLCSSYNVTSESTEEANALLKWKSSLENNTQPQLSSWTLLPRNATNPKPSTSPCTWFGISCNPAGSVIKINLTSSGLQGMLHEFPFSSLPNVAYIDLFDNVLFGTIPPQISNLSKLIYLDLSYNKLSGSVPPEIGHLTKLEFLHLVNNQFNGSIPQELGKLKSLTMLGLYINALEGPIPASLGNLSNLAILYFFDNQISGSIPPELGNLSNLALLQMDINRLIGPIPSTFGNLVKLTELYMSENQLSSPIPPELGNLRFLLKLRLGINNLFGSIPTSFGDLKNLSLLELYDNGLPGSIPKEIGNLKSLVNLELSENLLTGSVPASIGNLSKLETLFLRDNQFSGTIPQEIENLFLVVLELDTNNFTGFLPQNICRGGVLQNFTVSNNHLIGSISKGLRNCTSLIRVRFDGNQFTGNIFEDFGVYPHLNFIDLSKNSFYGEISHNWGRCQKLTTLLLAWNNVTGSIPPEIGNSTQLHVLDLSMNHLVGEIPKELGKLTFLVKLMPNGNELSSGIPQELGSLTDLEYLDISSNKLSKSLPGDLDELLRLIYLNLSCNKFSQ; this is encoded by the coding sequence ATGGCAATCACCCTTGACAGATTAGTTTCCCTCGTTTTACTTGTCCAGTTTGTTCTGTTATGCTCCTCATACAACGTAACATCCGAGTCCACTGAAGAAGCAAATGCTCTTCTCAAATGGAAATCCAGCCTTGAAAATAATACGCAGCCTCAACTATCTTCATGGACCCTCCTTCCTCGAAATGCTACCAACCCGAAGCCAAGCACATCTCCCTGCACTTGGTTTGGTATTTCTTGCAATCCTGCCGGAAGTGTCATCAAGATAAACCTCACTAGTTCAGGCTTACAAGGTATGCTCCACGAATTTCCATTTTCATCTTTACCCAATGTTGCATATATTGATCTCTTTGACAATGTACTCTTTGGTACTATCCCACCTCAAATTAGTAACCTTTCCAAGCTCATATATCTTGATTTGTCCTATAATAAGTTGTCAGGGTCAGTCCCACCAGAAATTGGTCACCTAACAAAGCTTGAGTTCTTGCACCTTGTTAATAATCAATTCAACGGTTCAATTCCTCAAGAATTAGGTAAGCTTAAGTCTCTTACAATGCTTGGATTGTATATCAACGCTCTAGAAGGTCCCATTCCTGCTTCTTTGGGTAATTTGAGCAATCTGgctattttgtatttttttgacaatCAAATTTCTGGTTCTATTCCTCCTGAACTTggaaatctctccaatttggctCTACTCCAAATGGATATAAACCGTCTAATAGGTCCCATCCCATCAACTTTTGGAAACTTAGTCAAGCTAACCGAGTTGTACATGTCCGAAAACCAACTTTCTAGTCCCATTCCTCCAGAATTAGGAAACTTGAGGTTCTTGTTAAAGTTAAGACTTGGCATAAACAATCTTTTTGGTTCAATCCCAACATCATTTGGTGATCTAAAAAATCTCTCCCTTCTTGAACTTTATGATAATGGGCTTCCTGGTAGTATCCCTAAAGAGATAGGAAACTTAAAGTCTCTTGTTAATCTAGAGTTGAGTGAGAATCTATTAACTGGTTCTGTTCCTGCTTCAATTGGTAATTTGAGCAAATTAGAGACTCTATTCCTTCGCGACAACCAGTTTTCTGGCACTATTCCTCAAGAGATTGAAAATCTCTTTTTGGTTGTGTTGGAATTGGACACAAACAACTTCACTGGTTTTCTACCCCAGAATATTTGTCGAGGTGGAGTACTTCAAAATTTTACTGTAAGTAACAACCACCTCATAGGCTCAATCTCCAAAGGCTTGAGAAACTGCACATCCTTAATTAGAGTCCGTTTTGATGGAAACCAATTCACTGGAAATATATTTGAAGATTTTGGTGTTTATCCACACTTGAATTTCATTGACCTAAGCAAGAATAGCTTCTATGGTGAAATTTCACATAACTGGGGAAGGTGTCAGAAACTAACAACTTTACTTCTAGCGTGGAACAATGTTACTGGTAGCATACCACCTGAGATTGGAAATTCAACTCAATTACATGTACTTGATCTATCTATGAATCATTTAGTTGGCGAGATTCCAAAGGAACTTGGAAAGTTGACTTTTTTGGTGAAACTTATGCCGAATGGAAATGAACTTTCCAGTGGTATACCGCAAGAACTTGGGTCATTGACAGACCTTGAGTATCTTGACATATCTTCAAACAAACTGAGCAAGTCACTTCCTGGAGATCTAGACGAACTCTTGAGACTGATCTACTTGAATTTGAGCTGCAACAAGTTTAGCCAATAA
- the LOC115971736 gene encoding serine/arginine-rich splicing factor SC35-like isoform X1, whose protein sequence is MSHFGRSGPPDIRDTYSLLVLNITFRTTADDLFPLFDKYGKVVDVFIPRDRRTGESRGFAFVRYKYADEAQKAVERLDGKVVDGREIMVQFAKYGPNAERIHKGRIIESSSKTKGGSRSRSPRPRHRDEHRDRDYRRRSRSRSRERSDRDRNRGRERDRRRSRSRSASPDHHKDRGRGRYDDERRSRSRSYDSPNPRRSLSPRRTPRDESPDAHNHNESSPVPKTASPNGRVVDSRSPSPRRSDADE, encoded by the exons ATGTCGCACTTTGGGAGATCTGGCCCTCCAGACATCAGAGACACCTATTCCCTCCTCGTCCTCAACATCACTTTCC GTACCACCGCAGATGATCTTTTTCCTCTCTTCGACAAGTACGGCAAGGTCGTCGACGTGTTTATCCCCAGAGACCGAAG GACTGGAGAATCGCGAGGTTTCGCTTTCGTTCGATACAAGTACGCGGACGAGGCGCAGAAGGCGGTGGAAAGGCTCGACG GAAAAGTTGTAGATGGCAGAGAGATTATGGTTCAGTTCGCCAAGTATGGCCCAAATGCGGAGCGAAT TCACAAAGGGAGGATAATAGAGTCATCTTCCAAGACAAAAGGAGGGTCAAGGAGTCGTAGCCCTCGTCCTAG aCATCGGGATGAACATAGGGACAGGGATTACAGAAGGAGAAGTCGCAGTAGGAGTAGGGAGCGATCTGATCGTGACAGGAATCGTGGGAGGGAAAGAGATCGTCGCCGGAGCAGGAGCCGTAGTGCAAGTCCTGATCATCACAAAGATCGTGGGAGAGGCAGATATGATGATGAGCGGCGTAGTCGAAGCCGGTCCTATGATAG TCCCAATCCTCGGAGGAGCCTGTCCCCACGTAGGACACCTAGGGACGAAAGTCCTGATGCACACAATCACAATGAAAGCTCTCCTGTACCAAAAACTGCTTCACCAAATGGTCGAGTTGTTGATTCTCGAAGCCCATCTCCACGTAGATCTGATGCTGAT GAATGA
- the LOC115971736 gene encoding serine/arginine-rich splicing factor SC35-like isoform X2, whose product MSHFGRSGPPDIRDTYSLLVLNITFRTTADDLFPLFDKYGKVVDVFIPRDRRTGESRGFAFVRYKYADEAQKAVERLDGKVVDGREIMVQFAKYGPNAERIHRDEHRDRDYRRRSRSRSRERSDRDRNRGRERDRRRSRSRSASPDHHKDRGRGRYDDERRSRSRSYDSPNPRRSLSPRRTPRDESPDAHNHNESSPVPKTASPNGRVVDSRSPSPRRSDADE is encoded by the exons ATGTCGCACTTTGGGAGATCTGGCCCTCCAGACATCAGAGACACCTATTCCCTCCTCGTCCTCAACATCACTTTCC GTACCACCGCAGATGATCTTTTTCCTCTCTTCGACAAGTACGGCAAGGTCGTCGACGTGTTTATCCCCAGAGACCGAAG GACTGGAGAATCGCGAGGTTTCGCTTTCGTTCGATACAAGTACGCGGACGAGGCGCAGAAGGCGGTGGAAAGGCTCGACG GAAAAGTTGTAGATGGCAGAGAGATTATGGTTCAGTTCGCCAAGTATGGCCCAAATGCGGAGCGAAT aCATCGGGATGAACATAGGGACAGGGATTACAGAAGGAGAAGTCGCAGTAGGAGTAGGGAGCGATCTGATCGTGACAGGAATCGTGGGAGGGAAAGAGATCGTCGCCGGAGCAGGAGCCGTAGTGCAAGTCCTGATCATCACAAAGATCGTGGGAGAGGCAGATATGATGATGAGCGGCGTAGTCGAAGCCGGTCCTATGATAG TCCCAATCCTCGGAGGAGCCTGTCCCCACGTAGGACACCTAGGGACGAAAGTCCTGATGCACACAATCACAATGAAAGCTCTCCTGTACCAAAAACTGCTTCACCAAATGGTCGAGTTGTTGATTCTCGAAGCCCATCTCCACGTAGATCTGATGCTGAT GAATGA